CCCCTTAAAAAAGAGGGAGGCAAGTGGAAGCGCATTAGCTACGATCAGGCCATTGAGGAGATTAGTAGCAAAATGATCGCTATGCGCGAAAAATACGGACCTGATAGCATGATGTTTATGGGGAGTGCTAAGATGAACTCCCAGCAGGCTTATTATTGGCGTAAATTTGCTGCCTTTTATGGGACGAACAATATCGATCATGTAGCCCGTATTTGACACAGCACCACAGTCGCCGGTGTGGCGAATACATGGGGGTATGGTGCGATGACAAACCACTTTGGGGACGTTGTCGGGCATTCTAAAGCGATTTTGATGATCGGGCTTAATACGGCGGTGAGTAACCCTATTGGCTTTAAGCACTTCTTGCAGGCTAAGGATCGCAATAACGCTAAACTCATCGTGATCGATCCAGTCTTCACTAAGAGCGCGGCCAAAGCAGATATTTATGTGCGGATTCGCTCAGGGACTGACATCGCCTTTATTTATGGCATGTTGCATTTGATTTTTAAACATGGGTGGGAAGATAAAGAGGTCATTAGAACCCAATCCTTTGGGATCGAGGAGATCAAAAAAGAAGCCTTAAAATACACCCCCGAAGTGGTGGAAGACATTACCGGTGTGCCGGCTAGCTTACTCATCCAAACTACGCGTGTGTTTGCGCAAGCAAAACCAGCTACCCTTGCTTGGGCTCTAGGCATCACCCAACACAGCGTGGGCAGTGGAAACACGCGCATACTCTCCATTTTGCAACTCGTGCTAGGCAATATGGGTAAAAAGGGCGGAGGTTGTAATATTGTGCGCGGGCATGACAATGTGCAGGGGGCAACGGACATGTGCTGTTTGGCAGATAATCTGCCCGGCTACTATGGCTTAGGCGAGGCGAGTTGGCGTTATTATGCCAAATGCTGGGGCGTGGATTATGAATATTTGCAAAAGCGCTTTTTTACGCCTGAGTGGATGTTCAAAAAGGGCTTTAGCGTCTCCTTGTGGTATGAGGGTGTCTTGCAAAAAAACCCCACCCACTCCAGCGCACCCATTAAGGGGCTTTGGGTGCAGGGCAATGGAATCAGCTCGCTAGCCCACAAGGTCAAGATCGCAGAGGCACTAGACAAGCTGGACTTGTTGGTCATTGCCGAGCCCTTTTTGAATGAGGGGGCGATTTTAACGGAACGCACAGATAATCTCTATGTGCTACCCATCGCGACCCAATTTGAATGTGAGGGGATTGTGGTCGCCACCAACCGCGCCGCGCAGTGGCGTAGCCAAGTGGTTAAACCTCTCTATGAAGCCAAGCAAGATCACGAACTCATGTTTGAAATGGCAAAGAAATTTGGCTTTTATGAGGAATACACCAAGGCCATGCTCTGTGATTTTGATAAAAATGGGGAATTGGTGCAGGTGCGCAAAAATTTCCAATGGCCCGAAGATGCCACTAGAGAGATCGCGCGCACGGTGAAAGTGATCGGTCTTGGGGGTTGGACACCCGAGCGTCTCAAAGCCCAGCAAGAAAACTGGCATATGTTTGATTACATCACCCAAGAGGGCTATGGTCCGATGAAAGGGCAGTATTATGGCTTGCCTTGGCCAGCATGGACACCAGAGCACCCCGGAACCCCTATTCTTTATGATATTAGCGTTCCGACCAAAGAGGGTGGAATGGGCTTTAGGGCGCGCTTTGGAGAGGAGTACAAGGGACAGAACTTGCTAGCCGATAAGAGTGTTACAATCAAGGGTTCAGCCATCAAGGGCGGTTACCCTGAAATCACCAAAGCAAACATTGAAAAGGTGCTAGGGATCAAACTCACCGACCACGAGCGCGCGATTATGGGGGATAATTGGAAGGTGGATACTAGCGGGCTTATTCAGAAAAAATGCGATGAAAAGGGCGTGTGTGTCTATGGGAATGCCCGCGCGCGCGCCATTGTATGGAGTTTTATCGATCAAATCCCCTTGCACCGCGAACCTCTGCACTCTCCCCGCCCCGATTTGGCAAAAAAATACCCCGCGATCAAAGACCAGATCAATAACTTTAGGGTGAATGTGCGCTTTATTAGCGAGCAAACCCAAGAAGAATGGGCTAAAGAGTTCCCTATTATTATGGCTTCCATGCGCTTGGTGAATTTGAGCGGAGCGGGCATGTTGGAGCGCACTAGCAAATACCTCTCTGCTATCACGCCCGAGATGTTCTGCCATATCCATCCAGATTTAGCCCTCAAACATGGGATTAAAGATGGTGATATGATGTGGATACATTCGCCAGAGCGCACTAAAATTAAGGTAAAGGCAGTTTTTAGCCACTCGGTAACCCCAGATCGAATCTGTATGCCCTATAGTTTTGCGGGCATATTGCAGGGGGTGGATTTAGGGCACCGCTACCCTGAGGGCACAAAACCCTACACACGAGGCGAGGGCTCTAACACCGTTACCAACTATGGCTTTGATCCTGTAACCCAGATTCCTGAGTTTAACGCCGGCTTGTGCCGTATTGAAAAGGCTTAACATGGCAGATCTAACCCCCACAAAACAAATCCCCAACGCCAACCGCATGAAATTTTATTGCGATGACAACCGTTGTATTAGCTGTTTTGCCTGCTCGGTCGCGTGTTCGCATTCCAATGAGCTAGAAGTGGGCTTGAATCGGCGCAAGGTGATCACCCTTTATGAGGGTGTCGAGGGCAAGGAAAAATCTATCTCCATTGCCTGCCAGCACTGCACGGACGCGCCCTGTGCGCAGGTTTGCCCGGTGGATTGCTTTTATATCCGCGAAGATGGGATTGTTTTACACAATAAAGAAACCTGTATAGGTTGTGGGTATTGCTTGTATGCCTGCCCCTTTGGTGCGCCCCAATTCCCCAGAGATGGGGCGTTTGGCGTGCGTGGGGTGATGGACAAATGCACCATGTGTGCGGGCGGTCCTGCGCCCACCCACTCCAAAAAAGAAATGGAATTATATGGAGTGAATCGGATTGCCAGCGGGCAAGTGCCCATGTGTGCGGCGACCTGTTCGACTAACGCCCTCTTGGTGGGCGATGCGGGGAGCATTGCCAATATTTATCGAAAACGAGTCATGGCTAAATACGCCAACGCGCAGGATTTTAAAACCAAAGCCGATCACCAAAAAGAGGGCGCGATACCCTAAAGGAGGTTGTGATGAGAGCGATCTTGTATCTTATGGGTGTGGGGGTTTTAAGCGCGCGCGATCTCCCTTTAGACCAAGAGCGAATCTTGGGCATTTTGCCCTATGGACAACGGGACACGGGCAAGCTCGGGGAGCTTTGGACACTTTGGCAGGGGCATTACTTTTTATGGCTTTTTTTAGCGGTGGTGCTAGGAGTTGCTTCTGGATTTCTCTTGCATTATCTCGTCATCGGACCTAAGCAGTTCAAGCACAGCGACCAAAAAATCCCTTTTTTCACGCTTTTTAACCGCATCATCCACTGGATCGCGGGGGTGTCTTTTATTTTGCTTGTGCCCACCGGGTTGATTATGATCTTTGGGGATTTTTTGGGGGGCGGGGCGTTTGTGCGCTTTTGTAGAATCGCGCATAGCGTGGGTTGCGTGGTGTTCATGGTGGCGGTCTTACCCATGCTCTTCATGTGGCTTAAAGACATGTTCTTTAGGCTAGCAGACATCAAGTGGCTAGTGATCATGGGAGGCTATCTTTCCAAAGAGAAAAAATCCGTGCCCGCTTATAAATTCAACGCCGGGCAAAAAATGTGGTTTTGGATCGCCACTTTGGGCGGGCTAGTGATGATTGCTAGTGGGGGGATTTTGTATTTTAACACGGTGGACTTGAGCGCGATCGCTAGCTTTTTTGGACTTTATCAAATCTCGCTCTTGCGCTTGAGCGCGTTGGTGCATAATTTCTTAGGTTTAGTGATGGTGGGATTCTTCATCGTGCATTTATACATGTCCTTGTTTGCGATCAAGGGAGCGTTGCGCTCTATGATTGATGGCTACAAGGAAGAGGAAGAGGTTAAAGTTTTGCACAGCTTGTATTATCAGGATCAAACAAGGGCTTAGTATTCACTTATATACTCAAGCAAGTGCCTTCTAAAGATGTTTGAATAATTTTTAAGTCTGCCTGCAAGAGTGGTGTGTTAAAGTCAGGACGCTTTTTAGCATAAAAATATAGAAAGGAAATTGATGCCATATATTAACATTCGTATCTCTAAAGAGCATGGAGGAGCTACTACGGAGCAAAAACGCGCGCTTATTAGTGGAGTAACCGATCTGGTTGTTGACATCTTGGGCAAAAAAAGGGAGGCTACGATCGTAATTATTGATGAAATCCATACAGATAACTGCGGTTTAGGTGGAGAAACCATCACACGATTAAGGCACACGCCTCCTGAACAACTAAAGGATTAAAAAACCCTAAGGGTTTCCCTAGTGGTGCTTGCGTAGGAGGAAGTTTAAGAGGTCGTAGCTGTCTAGGGAGATGGTGAAATAAACCTGATAAGAATCGTAGACTTGGCTGTAATCGCTCATCGTGTTGTAGACAAATTGGGTTTTGATGCTCGCAAAAGCACTTCTAAATTCGTAATAAATATCTAAGCGGTTATAAAGGGGTGCTTGGAAAAAGGGGACACCGCGATAAATGGGAGTGGGGCAGTAATCTTTTGAACAGATGAGGTTGACATTTCCGTATCTGTCATAGAAAAAATCTTCGCCATGCTTGCTCACAAAGAGCAGATCGCTTAGACCAAAGCCTTTATATTGGGCGTGGCCTTCTACAAATAAGCCTGTGCCTACCTTGAAAGGCACGTCAATATCGCTTTGGCGCAATCTCTCCAAGTCGCCCAAAACACCTAGTGATAAATTTAATTTTTGCATGAAGGGAAGAGCGTTGAGCAAATCGGTTTTGGCATAAAGCTGGTAGTAAAATCTGTCTAAAAGATAGACAGAGCCTGCAGTTTTTCCTACATGAGGGAGAGATGGCCAGTTGAGCAGAAACTGATCTTCCACATGGAAAAGTTGCGCATTACCTCCTAAAATAAAAAACCTTTTGAGAGCAGAGAGTTCGCTATAAGCCGTAAAACTAAAGCGATCCATCGCATTGCCCAAAGAATTACGCCCATATTTACAGGTGTAACAATTCCCTCCAAACCAATCGAGCAAAAACTCAGCTTCAACATGGGTATCTTTGTAGGGGTTGTTGGGAGGATTATATTGGAGCAAAAAGCCCCGCGCGTTAGGATCAATAAACCAATAATAAGGAGAAAAGACATTGAGTGGGTAATGGCCAATGAGGTATTTTCTAGGAAAAATACCCCCATAAAAATTAAAGGAGCGTCCTCTGGCTTGGTAATAAATAGTAGGGCCCCATTTGGAGGGAAAATTCATTTGATAAGTGTGGAGATTTTGAAAAAGAAAAGCCCCTACCATCACCTTTTGCTCTACAGAACCTAAATTGAAAGCAAAACCCACCTCTGGAGTTAAACGCGTGCTTAAAGTGGTGTTGGTATTGTACCAGTAGGGAGTTGAACCTTCGTGATCCATGATAAAAAGATTGAGGCCAAGGTTATAGCGCAAATAATCCTTAAAGCCCTGCGCTTTCCCTAAGTTTATCAACAACAATGCAAACATGCAAATTGCAACGAACACCCGCCCCATCAATTCCCTTTTAAGCCGATGAAAAAGCCCATTATACTATAATGCCTATACAATATGTTAGTATAAGGATGGCGCATGTTCCACGAATATAGAGATGAAATCAAGGCATTGAAAAATAAAAATCCTCATTTTAATAAAATCTTTGAGGAACACAATGCTTTGGATGATGAGATCTCCACTTTAGAGACTCACAACGCAGATGATCTCAAAGTTTCCACTCTTAAAAAGAAGAAATTGCATCTTAAAGATGAGATTTTTCACATGATTCAAGAATATAGAGCGGGTTTGATTTAAAGTTGTTTTAAAATTCCGTAAGCTTCTACAATTTCTAAAAAGCGTTGCTTGTAGAGGCTTGAGTTTGTTGTGCAGGCATCGGGATGGTAGAGTTTAGCCAGCTCTAGGTAGCGGTGTTTGATTTCTTCTTTTGAGTGCATCACTCCTAATCCAAGTGTGCGCAAAGCTTTTAGAATGATTTCTTCTTGTCTTGTCAAGTAAAGAGCCTGAGTGGGGTAAATGAAGTGGATACATGCGTGTTTAAAGTGAGAGTTCTGAAGAGCCATGAGAGGTTCAAGCGCGTCCAGGTGAGCGTGGGTTTCATGCAAAAAGTCATTTTTGTTGCTCTTATCTTCAAAGGGAGTTTCTAGCAGAATATGGGGCGCAAAAAGGCTTTGCAAAAACTCTCTTGCTATAAAGTGTGTGTAGTAGAAAACCACTCTTGAGTGCAAATAAATCGCTTGAATCTCAATCTTATGCACTAGAGCAAAAAAAGAGGCGTAGTGTTCGTGAGGGTGCGGACTTTCTTTAAAGACCACAGGAAGATGCGCATGGGCCAAAATCTTTTCTAGGAGCAGTTGCGCGTCCAATTGGTCATAAAAGGGATGCAACGCATATTTGGCGTAAAAGAGGCGGTTAAGCAAGTAGGTTTTTTTTAGGCTTTGGTCTTCTAATAAAATGAGAGTGTGTTTAAATTTGACATGCTCCTTAAAATGCTTTTTGATATAAAAAGTTGTCTGCTCATAAAGGACAGGTTCAAGGCAGACCTCTATGAACTGATCTGAGGTGGCCACTCCTTGATCGTAGGCAAGCGAAGGCACACCCTCTCTGCGGATTTTAGTCTTAATTTGCATGCGCTAATTATAACACTCTAACCTAGCCTATTCTTAAACCAACTTACAGAACCTAAAGTTCCTCTCTTGATTTCATAGCGAATCACTAATATTGCCACTATTAAAGCCAAAAATTGTGAAAGAGGGTAAGTGATCCAAATCCCCATCAAACCATAAAAATGACTGAGGATGGGGAGCAAAATCACAATAAAAAGAATTGTTTCACAAACAGTGATTAAAAAGGAACTTTTAGTGCGTTGGATGGATTGAAAAAACACCGCGCAGAAGAGATTGATTCCTAAGAGAATGTGTCCCAAATAATAAACATTCATGGCGTGCTTGGCGTCTTGCACAAAGGAGCCATCTTCTACCATACGTTCTTGGTCTATGTATAATCTGATCAGATAGTGGTCGAATAAATAAAAAACAATGTAGAGTCCAATCCCCATACAAAGCGACATTTTCAAGCCAAAAACAAAAGCTGTCTGCAGGCGATCTAAATACCCCGCCCCATGACTAAAACTAGCAATGGGCTGAATGGCTTGACCAATGGAGAGTAAAGTTGTCCAAAAGATGATCCCATTGTACATAATGATCGCATACATGGAAACCCCCCTCTCTCCTACGGTTTTCATGATAGTCCAGTTAAAGAGTAACATCACGATGGCAGCACTGAGTTCTGAAACACTTTGAGGCAAACCGCTTTTGGTAGAGGAAATAATGCTCGCCCAGTTAAAACGGCGCACGAAGTAAAGTTGACCCTTCTTGAGTAAAAAATGAGACATGAGAACACAAAAGCCCACCGCATGTCCGGTAACTGTGGCGATAGCACTGCCATGAATGCCCACTTCAAAAACATAGAGCAAGAGGTAGTTAAAAAGCACATTGGTTAAAGAACCAATGAGCATGGCAATCATAGCCAGTGCAGGCCGCTTGTCATTGACGACAAAAACATCAGCCAAAGGGTGTAGGACCATAAAAATAGCCCCCATGAGAATCACTTTAAGATAAATGGACACCATGGGCAAGAGTAAATCGCTACTGCCTAACATTTTGGCAATAAAATCGCTAAAGGGCACTAAACTCCAGCTAATTAAAGTGATGCTTACAGCCACAAAATAAAAGATGGAGCTAAATACTAAACGCGCGCGTTTGGCCTGATTTTTTCCCAAAAAATAAGAAGCAATCGAGGCCGCCCCTAACCCAAAAAGCAACTCAAAGGCAATCAAGGTAGGGAATATTGGCCAACACACTCCAATAGCTGCAACAGCCTCTTTTCCCAATTTATTCCCCACAAACATGCCATCAATCATGGAGTAAGTTGAGAGAGAAATCATTGAAAAGGCGAGGGGGATAAAATAATAAAAAAAGAGCTTAAAAATAGAGTCTTTATGAAGATCGATAGCCATTGGCCACCCAATTACTGGTTAAAACACACGGCTATCAGAAAACCTACAAAGAAAGTGTCCAGTGCCCCCAATAAGACACCAAAAACACTTTCCCCATACACTCTAGCGCTTGGAGAATTGAGGACTGCGGCGCGCCTTGCGTTTCCCATATTTTTTACGCTCCACAACTCTAGAGTCGCGGGTGAGTAATCCTTTAGGCTTTAAAATTGCCCTAAAAGCCACATCATAAAGATTGAGAGCCTTAGAAATTCCATGCCTTAAAGCCTCTGCTTGGGCACTATAGCCTCCCCCAAAAACCACTGCCTTTATACTTACCAAACCTTCTTGTTTGGTGAGCACCAAAGGTTGCATCACTTTCATCTTAATAGACTCATGCCCGCCCAACCAAGCATTAAGATCCATCCCATTAATGTCCAAAGTCCCACCTCCAGAGGTTAACCAAACTTTGGCGATGGCACTTTTGCGTTTCCCTGTAGCGTAAACCTTACTCATTAGGCATCCTTCTTAGAAACTTGAGCTGTGTGAGGGTGTTTTTCATCTTTGTAAACCTTCAATTTTTTAATCATGGCGCGCCCAAGTTTAGTTTTGGGCAACATTCCCCGCACAGCCAAATAAAAAAGCTTTTCGGGAGTTTTCTCAAGCATTTCTTCTAAGGTCTTGCTTTTAGTACTTCCAAAATAACCCGAATGGGTGAAATACTCTTTATTTTGCAATTTCATGCCAGAAAATTTGACCTTACTCGCATTGATCACTACAACAAAATCCCCACAATCTACATTGGGGGTAAAATAAGGGCGGTGTTTGCCTCTAAGCAAGGTGGCTGCGTGTGTGATAAGTCTGCCAAAAACTTGATCTTTGGCATCGAGCACCACCCAATTGCGCTTAATCTGCGTGTTTTTCATGGATTTGGTGAGTTGCATTGCAATCCTTGTATCAATATCAAAACGGGCATTCTAGCACCAAAAGTTTATAGATAACTGAATTTAAGTTAAGCTAAAGGAGTCTCTGGCGCATTTGGTAGAGGAGTGCCCGCTGACTCTGCTTATCTAAATGATAGCGTTTGTCATAGGCGTTTTGCACGGCAATTTTGAGAATATCAAGTTGGTTTTTATAAGAATCGCCCTCCCATATATCCAACACAAAGCGGTAAAGCTGGATATTTTGCACCAAGAGTTCAAAAACACGGGCGCGATCTTTAAGATAGAGAGCTTCATTAGTGCGATAATCCGCCACATTCACGACAATTCTTTCAAAGATTTTAGGCGCAAGTCTAGGGGGCATTGTCCTATAGACATAAGTCTTTAACTCCTCCAATTGAGCTTCTAGGTCAAAATTGTTAGAAAAGGCCAATACGCCCAAGATCAGGATTTGAGCGTTGAGTTTTTTACTCAAAAGGCGGGTTTGCCACTTGATCAACCATTTGCGAACCCTTGATATTTTTAACGCGTTGGTCATATGCTCTTAAGAATCCTTGAGCTCTCCCCAATTAGCACCATAACTTGTATGGCATTCTAAGGGGACTTTGAGCGGGTAGATTCCCTCCATAATGGTTTTAATTTCTAAGGCAATTTGGGATACCTGAGTTTTAGGAACCTCTAAGATAATCTCATCATGGACTTGCACGAGCATTTTTACGCGTGGGTATTTGGCAATGTGCGCATGGATTTTAAGCATGGCTAGTTTAACCAGATCGCTAGCACTGCCTTGAAAAAGGGTGTTGATCCCCTCGCGCAGGTATTCGGCTTGGAGTTTAGGTGTGGCGTTTGTAAAGTCAAAATGGCGTTGGTGCCCTAAAAGAGTGGTGATTTTGCCCTCTTGGAGAATGCGCGCTTTGAGCTGGTCTAAAAAGTCTTTGATCGTGGGAAAGGCGTTAAAATAGCGATCGATATAGTCTTTAGCCTCTTGTTGGCTAATTTTAAGGGTGTCTGCCAAGCGTCTAGGACCCATGCCATAGATGAGCGCAAAATTAATGCTTTTGGCAGCATGGCGTTTGTGTGGATCGTTAAAAAGGGCTAGGGCGGTGTTGAGGTGAATGTCTTGATTTTGCAAGAATGCCTGTATCAAGTGCGTGTCATTGCTAAAGTGCGCCAAGAGTCTTAGCTCAATTTGGGAGTAATCTGCGCCCAGTAAGAGCAGATCGGGCGCGCTGGGGATGAACCCATGGGCAATTTTTTTGCCTAAGGGCGTGCGTATGGGGATGTTTTGCAGGTTGGGGTGGGCAGAACTTAGCCTAGAGCTCGCAGTAGTGTGCTGGTAAAAAATGGTGTGGATTTTGCCATGTTGGTTTTGAGTGAGCAAGGGCTCTACATAAGTAGATTGGAGCTTGAAGAGTTCGCGATAGCCCAAAAGCGCGTCTAAAAGCGTAGCGACCTCTACACCTTGCACGCGCGCGCCTTGATAGGTTTCTTGCAAGGCTTTTAGGCTGGCCTCATCGGTGGAAAACCCGGTTTTAATTTTCTTAACCCCCTTAGCCTGCAAGCCCAAATCTTGGTAGAGAAAATGCGCCCATTGCTTGGTGGAATTGACATTGATGTCTGTATGGGCTAGGGCGTGGATTTGATTTTGCAGAGTGTTTAAACTCTGTGCGAACTCCTGTTTTAAGGTTTGAAAATACGCCAAATCTAGGCTAAAGCCCTGCGCTTGCATCTCTAGCAAAATCGCTAGTAAAGGGTATTCCAATTCGCGGGCGAGTTGCAGGAGATCGGGGCTTAGAGTGTCTTTGTAGTGCGTGTAAGCCCTAGCGATGAGGCGGGTATTGCTCTCCATCTGCGCGGCATTTAAAGGCGCGTGGGGCTTACTGCTAAAGCTCTCCAAGCTAAATAGCCTTCCTAATGCGCTCATTTGAGGTTCGAGACTGGAATTGTGTAGCCATGCTAGCAGGGCGACATCTTCATAATGCGTGGGCAGGTCAAGCTGGTAGCGTTGTTTAAAATATAAAAAGAGTTCTTTAATCTGGTAACCTACCAACTTGCATGCATAAAGTCTTTGCACACACGCAGGGGCTTGTGGGTCATGTAAATCTAGGAGCATAAAAGAGCTAACGGGTTCTAACCCTAAAATTCCTAGTGTTGTGCTCTGCAAGTCCAGATAGAGAGCGCATGTAGATAGTTGATTTAGAATTTCTAAAGTGGGCGGAGTGGTGTGCTGTGGGGGCAAAATAGGGGTGGTTTTAGGGATATATGTGGGCGTGATTTGCTTCAAGAGCGCAAACATTTCATAATGCTCAAGCGCATCTGCAATGCGCAATAAGGGGTTTTCTTGAGGAAAAGGCTTTAGGGTAGGTGGGTGGTTAAAAAGACCGCTTTCTAATTTAGCCAATCTGCGGCTTAAAAATGCTTGTTCTTTATCTCTTAAGAGCGCATGCTGGATTTTAGCCGGGAGTTTGGGATTTGTAATACTCGTTGTCTCTAGGGCATAGTATAGATTCTCTAAAGTGCTAAAAGCTTGGATGAGTTTAGTCCCATAAATGGGACCCACCCCCTCCACACCTTTATAGCCATCGCTACTATCTCCCACCAAGCCCTGATATTCTATAAACTGGTGCGGATAAATGCCGTATTTTTCTAGGCATTCCTCTATGCCTTTAAGCGTATTGCTACTAGGGTCGCATAGGAGCACGCGCGGGCTTACTAATTGGAAAAAGTCCTTATCCACGCTCAAAATACGCACCTCTGCCTCAGGGAAAACATGGCACAAACTCGCGATCACATCATCGCTCTCATAACCGGGCATGCTAAAAGAATCAAGTCCCATCGCCTCTATCCACTCAAAGATAATAGGAAGTTGTTCCTCAAGTCCGGGGGGCGAGGTGCGGTTGCTTTTATAAGTGGGGCAAAGGGTTTTACGGCGGTTATCCTTGCTCTCTAGGGCAAAGACAAGATGATCGGCTTTGAGTTTATAGACCTGTTGCACCACCCGCACAAATGCGCTCAACCACGCCGTGCTAGTCCCGCTAGAAGTGCGCAAATCCTTTAGATGAAAATAGAACTTGAAAAGAAGGCTAAAGGTATCAACCAAATGGAGCTTCAGCGGGCATCCTTGAGGCATGCGCTAAATAAATACTGGTGATCTTGGGGTAGGGCATCATAGAGTGCAAAGGCGAGTTGCCTAATTTCCCAAAGGGCTTTAGTGTCCGTGCGCAAAGAGAGGAAATTTTGCAAACTACGCGCATTGATACTAAAAGCCAAACTGGTTTTATAGCTCTCTGGCATGGCAAACTTGGCATAGTCATTTTTAACATGGTTGATAATGAGAAGGCGCAGATTTTCTAAAGCCTGCACACTGGCGTGATCCACTGCTTCGACACCTGTAAAGACAAGAAATTTTTGGGCGCGTTCCAAATTTTGCGCATTCAAAGGTAAAAAACTCTCCTGCTTTTTGAGTTCGCTTAAAGTATAACGGCTGGATTTGACCGAAAAGCTTGCCATTCTGTGGCGCGCGAGTTCTTGCAAGCACGCACGACTAATATCTATGATCTCAAAATTATAAAAGAGATGTTCTAGGGTAGAGTTGTGGCGGTATTTATTCGCCACGCGATCGATGAGTTCTAAATCCTTGCGCCCGCCTCCATCGCTGTAGGCAAAACTCTGATAACAGGTGCGGATCGCCTCATAGCAACAATTAAGAGGGGTGGCGTGTTTGAGGATTACTTGCATTATTCTTCTTCCTCATCATTTTGTTCTTCTAATAACAGAGTTGGTTCACTCACAGGGGGGCGATTAAAAGTGATGGGGGTAAAACTCAAATCTTTAGGCGTGTAAATCGTATTGGTGTAAATGACTTGTCCATTTAAGAGAGGCTCAGAAAAATAACGCGCCTGGATGCCATAGGTGCGCACTAACATGTTTTCTAAAGCGTCCACGCTGGTATATCCGATCCAATCATAGGCCAAATTCACGCCTAAAATCGAAGCGTATTGGTCTAAATAGGGGTTGATTTTGCCAATAGCACTGGCAATATAAAGATTACGGCGATCTTTAGGTTGGGTGAGCATGAACAGCGAAAGGTTAAAATTGATCTGTGAGGAGAGCAACATTTGAGGACCTCTGCCTAGCATGCTAATTTGAGAGAGAAGAAGCCCTGTCTTAACCACAGGAGTGTTGAGCATCACGACCGCGTTTTTAAGATATTTGGCTTGAGCTCTTAGTCCAAAAGAAAAACTGCTCGCCTTTTTAAAGGTGATGGTGTCCTCATAAAGCACGGGCGCGCCCAAATCGCGCAAACTCTTAGCCAACATCTCGCCTCTGAAACTATCGTCATTGTAGATCACAAGGGGTTTTCGTTGGCTCAAATCCACCAACATAGCCATTTGCCTAGCAAAATCAATGCCCGCAAAACTCAAAGCAGAGGGGAGATCGATGAGCCATTGGAGTTGGCTTTTATGCACACTAGGAATGATGATTGGCAGAGTGAGAGGGGTTTGGGCGATGAGATTTTGCACACCATTTTGAGTGAGCAAGGCGATAACAAAGGGGAAGTTCTGAGCGGCAATATCTTTATAAGCGCGTTTCAGACTATCAGCATCTTCTTGCCTGCTATCAAAAACTTTAAAAATAAAATTTTGTTCTTTGAGTGCCAAATAGGCCAAAATTGCATTAATGGCCGTATTGCTATATTTGCCCACCACATCTCTGGGCACTAACAAAGCGACCTTGTAGGGAATATCCCCTCTTTTGGACTCCACACCCATCTTTTGAGTTGTGCTAATGGGGCGTGGATTGAGAATATCATTTGTAATGGCGTAATCATCCCTAATTTGGGAATCTTGAGCGTTGAGTTGGACCTCTGAGGTGCGCGCCATA
This portion of the Helicobacter felis ATCC 49179 genome encodes:
- a CDS encoding MATE family efflux transporter, whose protein sequence is MAIDLHKDSIFKLFFYYFIPLAFSMISLSTYSMIDGMFVGNKLGKEAVAAIGVCWPIFPTLIAFELLFGLGAASIASYFLGKNQAKRARLVFSSIFYFVAVSITLISWSLVPFSDFIAKMLGSSDLLLPMVSIYLKVILMGAIFMVLHPLADVFVVNDKRPALAMIAMLIGSLTNVLFNYLLLYVFEVGIHGSAIATVTGHAVGFCVLMSHFLLKKGQLYFVRRFNWASIISSTKSGLPQSVSELSAAIVMLLFNWTIMKTVGERGVSMYAIIMYNGIIFWTTLLSIGQAIQPIASFSHGAGYLDRLQTAFVFGLKMSLCMGIGLYIVFYLFDHYLIRLYIDQERMVEDGSFVQDAKHAMNVYYLGHILLGINLFCAVFFQSIQRTKSSFLITVCETILFIVILLPILSHFYGLMGIWITYPLSQFLALIVAILVIRYEIKRGTLGSVSWFKNRLG
- the rpsI gene encoding 30S ribosomal protein S9 — protein: MSKVYATGKRKSAIAKVWLTSGGGTLDINGMDLNAWLGGHESIKMKVMQPLVLTKQEGLVSIKAVVFGGGYSAQAEALRHGISKALNLYDVAFRAILKPKGLLTRDSRVVERKKYGKRKARRSPQFSKR
- the rplM gene encoding 50S ribosomal protein L13, yielding MKNTQIKRNWVVLDAKDQVFGRLITHAATLLRGKHRPYFTPNVDCGDFVVVINASKVKFSGMKLQNKEYFTHSGYFGSTKSKTLEEMLEKTPEKLFYLAVRGMLPKTKLGRAMIKKLKVYKDEKHPHTAQVSKKDA
- a CDS encoding DNA polymerase, encoding MPQGCPLKLHLVDTFSLLFKFYFHLKDLRTSSGTSTAWLSAFVRVVQQVYKLKADHLVFALESKDNRRKTLCPTYKSNRTSPPGLEEQLPIIFEWIEAMGLDSFSMPGYESDDVIASLCHVFPEAEVRILSVDKDFFQLVSPRVLLCDPSSNTLKGIEECLEKYGIYPHQFIEYQGLVGDSSDGYKGVEGVGPIYGTKLIQAFSTLENLYYALETTSITNPKLPAKIQHALLRDKEQAFLSRRLAKLESGLFNHPPTLKPFPQENPLLRIADALEHYEMFALLKQITPTYIPKTTPILPPQHTTPPTLEILNQLSTCALYLDLQSTTLGILGLEPVSSFMLLDLHDPQAPACVQRLYACKLVGYQIKELFLYFKQRYQLDLPTHYEDVALLAWLHNSSLEPQMSALGRLFSLESFSSKPHAPLNAAQMESNTRLIARAYTHYKDTLSPDLLQLARELEYPLLAILLEMQAQGFSLDLAYFQTLKQEFAQSLNTLQNQIHALAHTDINVNSTKQWAHFLYQDLGLQAKGVKKIKTGFSTDEASLKALQETYQGARVQGVEVATLLDALLGYRELFKLQSTYVEPLLTQNQHGKIHTIFYQHTTASSRLSSAHPNLQNIPIRTPLGKKIAHGFIPSAPDLLLLGADYSQIELRLLAHFSNDTHLIQAFLQNQDIHLNTALALFNDPHKRHAAKSINFALIYGMGPRRLADTLKISQQEAKDYIDRYFNAFPTIKDFLDQLKARILQEGKITTLLGHQRHFDFTNATPKLQAEYLREGINTLFQGSASDLVKLAMLKIHAHIAKYPRVKMLVQVHDEIILEVPKTQVSQIALEIKTIMEGIYPLKVPLECHTSYGANWGELKDS
- the thyX gene encoding FAD-dependent thymidylate synthase; the protein is MQVILKHATPLNCCYEAIRTCYQSFAYSDGGGRKDLELIDRVANKYRHNSTLEHLFYNFEIIDISRACLQELARHRMASFSVKSSRYTLSELKKQESFLPLNAQNLERAQKFLVFTGVEAVDHASVQALENLRLLIINHVKNDYAKFAMPESYKTSLAFSINARSLQNFLSLRTDTKALWEIRQLAFALYDALPQDHQYLFSACLKDAR